A single Acidaminococcus sp. DNA region contains:
- a CDS encoding radical SAM protein — MAENKHTIIPVFISFAGCPHRCVFCNQQVINGQQDNSLASAKRQIAEAEQWVKPSSRNELAFFGGSFTALPLERQKELLTLADNKRKEGLFGELRLSTRPDAITPEILEQMKAFHVKTVELGVQSLDDEVLKRAERGHTARDVKDAAALLRQYGFSVGLQLMVGLPGQDWESLRRTCHEVCELAPDCARIYPLLVIAGTKLASWYQKGEYTPLSLKEAVVQTAYLHERLEAHNIQVIRMGLQPDKELCAPGHILDGPFHPAFGELVRSYEYRISIQSLIEAQPDGNYNMIITCPERLTSILRGQHRCNIRAWEASGRIHVEFRKGDKVGVNFYDRETL, encoded by the coding sequence ATGGCTGAAAATAAACATACTATTATTCCCGTATTCATCTCCTTTGCCGGCTGTCCCCATCGCTGCGTGTTCTGTAATCAGCAGGTCATCAATGGTCAGCAGGATAACAGCCTTGCTTCTGCCAAAAGGCAGATTGCCGAAGCGGAGCAGTGGGTGAAACCAAGCTCCCGGAATGAGCTGGCATTTTTCGGAGGTTCCTTTACGGCGCTTCCTCTGGAAAGACAGAAGGAGTTACTGACTCTCGCTGATAATAAGCGTAAGGAGGGCCTTTTTGGAGAACTGCGCCTTTCCACTCGGCCCGATGCCATTACGCCGGAAATTCTGGAGCAGATGAAAGCTTTTCACGTGAAAACCGTAGAACTTGGTGTGCAGTCACTGGATGATGAAGTCTTAAAACGCGCTGAAAGGGGCCATACCGCACGCGACGTAAAAGATGCTGCGGCGCTTCTCCGGCAGTATGGTTTTTCCGTCGGGCTTCAGCTCATGGTCGGGCTGCCCGGGCAGGATTGGGAAAGTCTTCGCCGGACGTGTCATGAAGTTTGTGAACTGGCACCAGACTGTGCAAGAATCTATCCGCTCCTTGTCATTGCCGGAACTAAGCTTGCTTCATGGTATCAAAAAGGCGAATATACACCGTTATCCCTGAAAGAAGCCGTGGTTCAGACGGCCTATCTGCATGAACGCCTGGAAGCACATAACATCCAAGTCATTCGCATGGGTCTGCAGCCCGATAAGGAACTGTGCGCTCCCGGGCACATCCTTGACGGGCCGTTTCATCCGGCCTTCGGGGAACTGGTACGATCCTATGAATATCGAATTTCTATCCAATCGCTTATTGAAGCGCAGCCCGATGGGAATTATAATATGATTATTACTTGTCCGGAACGACTTACTTCCATTCTTCGCGGGCAGCATCGCTGCAACATTCGTGCCTGGGAAGCAAGCGGCCGCATCCATGTGGAGTTCCGAAAGGGAGATAAGGTAGGGGTGAATTTTTATGACAGAGAAACTTTATGA